Proteins encoded together in one Triticum dicoccoides isolate Atlit2015 ecotype Zavitan chromosome 7B, WEW_v2.0, whole genome shotgun sequence window:
- the LOC119340813 gene encoding uncharacterized protein LOC119340813, which yields MSTSVPHSHSCHAIPSVHQLPSLPLMEITATAARAEIDSSRPFQSVREAVEVFGGVRYVAGSRGSSASSSKFSVPRAASPPSSTLLGCLKKLEADLAESRSELAQLKQRQSQMEMAVSSIGMQFANSLGIFSDSADLKKGKELAVIDVGRTAMVGAEEEYGDGRVRSDLWVDETRAEEWMASLEYLPSLSEALTIKMVDDDIRKMKSNKKAKKKQHKKQRKNALSLVGGIFSNKCR from the coding sequence ATGTCTACTTCAGTCCCCCACTCACATTCTTGCCATGCAATCCCATCAGTCCATCAATTACCATCTCTACCACTCATGGAGATCACCGCCACCGCGGCTCGCGCGGAGATCGACAGCTCCCGGCCGTTCCAGTCTGTCAGGGAGGCCGTCGAGGTCTTCGGCGGTGTGAGGTACGTCGCAGGCTCCCGTGGCAGCAGCGCATCCAGCTCCAAGTTCAGCGTGCCACGGGCGGCTTCCCCGCCGTCATCCACGTTGCTGGGCTGCCTGAAGAAGCTGGAGGCCGACCTGGCGGAGTCTAGGAGCGAGCTGGCGCAACTCAAGCAGAGGCAATCGCAGATGGAGATGGCCGTCTCCAGCATCGGCATGCAGTTCGCAAACAGCCTGGGGATCTTCTCCGACTCCGCGGACCTCAAGAAAGGgaaggagctcgccgtcatcgacgTCGGCAGGACCGCGATGGTCGGCGCAGAGGAGGAATACGGTGACGGCCGGGTTCGCAGCGATCTATGGGTCGACGAGACCAGGGCCGAGGAGTGGATGGCCAGCCTCGAGTACCTGCCGAGCCTCTCGGAGGCGCTGACAATCAAGATGGTCGATGATGACATAAGGAAGATGAAGAGCAACAAGAAAGCCAAGAAGAAGCAGcacaagaagcagaggaagaatgCGTTGTCCCTCGTGGGAGGCATCTTCTCCAACAAGTGCAGGTGA